One Pseudodesulfovibrio senegalensis DNA segment encodes these proteins:
- a CDS encoding chorismate mutase, which produces MPKESPARPGKTAAVKEKRFLEISGIDRELLHLISRRAELLRREGSWRRSKNMSKVDPQLEKNLRASWEKAGEGLGLDPRLSRQVFGLVNQFALQAGKSSDTGNSYNLAPGREPANARIEGPRSRRLSRMWAIMAASAGQELSLKNVPDSGPVKDFAKALMQAGAPNQWDGSTFELPACEGLQFENAMIFAGDDPVNFYLLLAFALGHMGRSKFTGQPALQMLDLAPLNKMLPKIGARLAAMNPNNPGLPVRLESGGPMDEEIDLPAGVDAEFAGALALAAWSFPGGLTIKSIPAHARPAVADAVSVLNACGIEASLEKSTCTVSDGIPEVPQSPRLSLDVELASALLALPAFSNGSVTVNGDWPESDMGRIVLQDLEAMGIEFTTGLGCITATYVGPRQDAAVTMGVYPGLYPLALALGLKRGTASLEGTVPDVAVELLDRMEADYEITEDRTLILNGGELEWEGSWCSPDVRWTLACALIAYVRPHIGLENHGELTVIWPQFWNFYNTLPTGRMKPRPSKEEPNDVRRRIKVRS; this is translated from the coding sequence ATGCCCAAAGAATCCCCCGCAAGGCCCGGCAAGACCGCGGCCGTCAAGGAAAAACGTTTTCTCGAAATTTCCGGCATTGACCGGGAGCTCCTGCACCTCATCAGCCGCCGGGCCGAACTGCTCCGGCGCGAAGGCTCCTGGCGCCGATCCAAAAACATGTCCAAAGTGGACCCGCAACTGGAAAAGAACCTGCGTGCCTCCTGGGAAAAAGCCGGAGAAGGCCTCGGCCTCGACCCCCGGCTTTCCCGCCAGGTTTTCGGGCTTGTCAACCAGTTCGCACTGCAAGCCGGCAAATCCTCGGACACAGGCAATTCATACAATCTCGCCCCGGGCCGCGAACCGGCCAACGCGCGCATTGAAGGTCCGCGCTCCCGCCGCCTGAGCCGCATGTGGGCAATCATGGCCGCATCCGCAGGCCAGGAACTGAGCCTCAAGAACGTGCCGGATTCCGGCCCGGTCAAAGACTTTGCCAAAGCGCTGATGCAGGCCGGAGCCCCCAACCAATGGGACGGCTCCACCTTTGAACTGCCTGCCTGCGAGGGCCTGCAATTCGAAAATGCCATGATTTTCGCCGGAGACGACCCGGTCAATTTCTACCTGTTGCTGGCTTTTGCCCTCGGCCACATGGGCCGCTCCAAATTCACGGGCCAGCCCGCGCTGCAGATGCTCGACCTTGCGCCGCTGAACAAAATGCTGCCCAAGATCGGCGCACGCCTTGCGGCCATGAACCCCAACAATCCCGGCCTGCCGGTGCGTCTGGAAAGCGGCGGCCCCATGGACGAGGAAATCGACCTGCCCGCAGGGGTCGACGCGGAATTTGCCGGTGCGCTGGCATTGGCAGCATGGAGTTTCCCGGGCGGACTGACCATCAAGTCCATCCCGGCACATGCCCGGCCCGCCGTGGCCGACGCGGTCAGCGTGCTCAATGCCTGCGGCATCGAAGCCAGCCTCGAAAAAAGCACCTGCACGGTTTCGGACGGCATCCCCGAGGTGCCGCAATCCCCGCGCCTGTCGCTGGATGTGGAACTGGCCTCCGCCCTGCTGGCCCTGCCCGCCTTCAGCAACGGCTCGGTAACGGTCAATGGCGACTGGCCCGAATCGGACATGGGCCGCATCGTGCTGCAGGACCTCGAAGCCATGGGCATCGAATTCACCACCGGACTCGGCTGCATCACGGCGACGTACGTCGGCCCGAGGCAGGACGCTGCCGTGACCATGGGCGTATATCCCGGACTGTATCCGCTGGCCCTGGCCCTCGGTCTCAAGCGCGGCACGGCCTCGCTGGAAGGCACGGTGCCGGACGTGGCCGTGGAACTGCTGGACCGCATGGAAGCCGATTACGAGATCACGGAAGACAGAACCCTGATCCTGAACGGCGGCGAGCTGGAATGGGAAGGCTCCTGGTGCAGCCCGGACGTCCGCTGGACCCTGGCCTGTGCGCTCATCGCCTACGTCCGGCCCCACATCGGGCTGGAAAACCACGGCGAACTGACCGTGATCTGGCCCCAATTCTGGAATTTCTACAACACCCTTCCCACGGGCCGCATGAAGCCGCGGCCTTCCAAGGAGGAACCCAATGACGTGCGAAGACGCATCAAAGTCCGTTCCTGA
- the sat gene encoding sulfate adenylyltransferase: MSKLVPPHGGKGLVCCLLEGAERDAELKKAEGLKTLEISNRAKGDLIMMGIGGFSPLDGFMTKADWKGVCEKFLMADGTFWPVPVTLDTDDEAVKEGDEIALKGQDGVIYATMKVTEKFEMTEADKKWESEMVYKGEGEDSQGDFMKIALEDHPGVQMVMAQGKYNIAGPVKVLSEGDYADRFPGVYLTPKQIRDEMEKRGWANVAALQLRNPMHRSHEFLAKIAIEVCDGCVIHSLIGNLKPGDIPGDVRIKCIQTLIDNYFVADNVINAGYPLDMRYAGPREGLLHATFRQNYGINNMLIGRDHAGVGDFYGLFEAQDIFDRIPAPAGEGKALLCKPMKIDWTFYCYRCDGMASMRTCPHTKEDRVILSGTKLRKALSEGAEVPDHFGRDEVLVLLREYYEGLTEKVEVKMQKAASGQDMK; this comes from the coding sequence ATGTCCAAACTGGTACCCCCCCATGGTGGAAAAGGTCTCGTCTGCTGCCTGCTCGAAGGCGCTGAGCGCGATGCTGAACTCAAGAAGGCCGAAGGCCTGAAAACCCTCGAAATTTCCAACCGCGCCAAGGGCGACCTGATCATGATGGGCATCGGCGGCTTCTCTCCGCTGGATGGTTTCATGACCAAGGCCGACTGGAAAGGCGTTTGTGAAAAGTTCCTCATGGCCGACGGCACCTTCTGGCCCGTCCCGGTCACCCTGGACACCGATGACGAAGCCGTGAAAGAAGGCGACGAAATCGCACTGAAGGGCCAGGACGGCGTTATCTACGCCACCATGAAGGTCACTGAAAAGTTCGAAATGACCGAAGCCGACAAGAAGTGGGAATCCGAAATGGTCTACAAGGGCGAAGGCGAAGACTCTCAGGGAGACTTCATGAAGATCGCTCTCGAAGATCACCCGGGCGTCCAGATGGTCATGGCCCAGGGCAAGTACAACATCGCCGGTCCGGTCAAGGTCCTTTCCGAAGGCGACTACGCTGACCGCTTCCCGGGCGTCTACCTGACCCCCAAGCAGATCCGCGACGAAATGGAAAAGCGCGGCTGGGCCAACGTTGCCGCTCTGCAGCTGCGTAACCCCATGCACCGCTCCCACGAATTCCTGGCCAAGATCGCCATCGAAGTCTGTGACGGTTGCGTGATCCACTCCCTGATCGGTAACCTGAAGCCGGGCGACATCCCGGGTGACGTCCGCATCAAGTGCATCCAGACCCTCATCGACAACTACTTCGTGGCCGATAACGTCATCAACGCCGGCTACCCGCTGGACATGCGTTACGCCGGTCCCCGCGAAGGCCTGCTGCACGCCACCTTCCGCCAGAACTACGGCATCAACAACATGCTGATCGGCCGCGACCACGCTGGCGTGGGCGACTTCTACGGCCTGTTTGAAGCCCAGGACATCTTCGATCGCATTCCCGCTCCGGCTGGCGAAGGCAAGGCTCTGCTCTGCAAGCCCATGAAGATCGACTGGACCTTCTACTGCTACCGTTGTGACGGCATGGCCTCCATGCGCACCTGCCCGCACACCAAGGAAGACCGCGTCATCCTTTCCGGCACCAAGCTGCGCAAGGCCCTTTCCGAAGGCGCCGAGGTTCCCGATCACTTCGGTCGTGACGAAGTGCTCGTGCTCCTGCGCGAATACTATGAAGGCCTGACCGAAAAGGTCGAGGTCAAGATGCAGAAGGCCGCTTCCGGCCAGGACATGAAGTAA
- the aprB gene encoding adenylyl-sulfate reductase subunit beta, which translates to MPTFVNPEKCDGCKGGEKTACMYICPNDLMILDADEMKAYNQEPSACWECYSCVKICPQGAIEARPYADFAPMGGTSIPMRSAEDIMWTIKFRSGNVKRFKFPIRTTPEGSIKPFEGKPEPTDLDNELLFTETELVAPKEALGKKYEVTEADMTRVWKAGELEG; encoded by the coding sequence ATGCCGACCTTTGTTAACCCGGAAAAATGTGACGGCTGCAAGGGTGGCGAAAAGACCGCTTGCATGTACATTTGCCCCAACGACCTGATGATCCTGGATGCCGATGAAATGAAGGCATACAACCAGGAGCCTTCCGCATGTTGGGAATGCTACTCCTGCGTGAAAATTTGTCCGCAGGGTGCCATCGAAGCACGTCCCTATGCTGACTTCGCTCCCATGGGCGGTACCTCCATCCCCATGCGTTCCGCTGAAGACATCATGTGGACCATCAAGTTCCGTAGTGGCAATGTGAAGCGGTTCAAGTTCCCCATCCGCACCACTCCCGAAGGTTCCATCAAGCCTTTCGAAGGCAAGCCCGAGCCGACCGATCTCGACAACGAACTGCTGTTCACCGAGACCGAACTCGTCGCTCCCAAGGAAGCCCTCGGCAAGAAGTATGAAGTGACCGAAGCTGACATGACTCGCGTCTGGAAGGCTGGCGAACTCGAAGGCTAA
- the aprA gene encoding adenylyl-sulfate reductase subunit alpha yields the protein MPLLPTKEAPKGVALAEPEVIEQDVDILMVGGGMGNCGAAFEAARWIEKVDPSISLMLVDKAALERSGAVAQGLSAINTYCGENDVDDYVRMVRTDLMGLVREDLIFDLGRHVDDSVHLFEEWGLPVWVKKDGKNLDGAKAKSEGLAIRNGDAPVRSGRWQIMINGESYKCIVAEAAKNALGEERYIERVFIVKMLLDANEPNRIAGAVGFSTRENKVYLYRCNAAVVACGGAVNVYRPRSTGEGMGRAWYPVWNAGSTYTMCAQVGAEMTMMENRFVPARFKDGYGPVGAWFLLFKAKATNYKGEDYCETNRAMLKPYEDRGYAKGHIIPTCLRNHMMLREMREGRGPIYMDTKTALLNTVNGDLTSPEWKHLESEAWEDFLDMCVGQANLWAATNCAPEDRGSEIMPTEPYLLGSHSGCCGIWTSGPDESWVPDEYKVKADNGKVYNRMTTVNGLWTCADGVGASGHKFSSGSHAEGRIVGKQMVRWVVDHKDFKPTLKETAADLAKEIYQPWETYKAGAAISTDPVVNPNYITPHNFMMRLIKATDEYGGGVATLYMTSKALLNTGFWLLGMLEEDSKNLAARDLHELMRCWEQFHRLWTVRLHMQHIEFREESRYPGFYYRGDFMGLDDSKWKCFCNSVYDPETEETKIFKRSYYQIIPD from the coding sequence ATGCCTCTGCTTCCCACCAAAGAAGCTCCCAAGGGTGTGGCCCTGGCCGAACCCGAAGTGATCGAACAAGACGTCGATATTCTCATGGTCGGCGGTGGAATGGGTAACTGCGGCGCCGCTTTCGAAGCTGCTCGCTGGATCGAAAAGGTCGACCCGTCCATCAGCCTGATGCTGGTTGATAAGGCTGCTCTCGAGCGTTCCGGCGCTGTTGCGCAGGGCCTTTCCGCCATCAACACCTACTGCGGCGAAAACGACGTTGACGATTACGTCCGCATGGTCCGCACCGACCTCATGGGTCTGGTCCGCGAAGACCTGATTTTCGACCTCGGCCGCCACGTCGACGATTCCGTCCATCTGTTCGAAGAATGGGGTCTCCCCGTTTGGGTCAAGAAGGACGGCAAGAACCTCGACGGTGCCAAGGCCAAGTCCGAAGGACTGGCTATCCGCAACGGCGACGCTCCGGTCCGCTCCGGCCGCTGGCAGATCATGATCAACGGTGAGTCCTACAAGTGCATCGTTGCTGAAGCCGCCAAGAACGCCCTGGGCGAAGAACGTTACATCGAGCGCGTCTTCATCGTTAAGATGCTGCTGGACGCCAACGAGCCCAACCGCATCGCCGGTGCCGTTGGTTTCTCCACCCGCGAAAACAAAGTCTACCTGTATCGCTGCAACGCTGCTGTCGTTGCCTGCGGTGGTGCTGTGAACGTTTATCGTCCCCGCTCCACCGGTGAAGGTATGGGTCGTGCATGGTACCCGGTCTGGAACGCTGGTTCCACCTACACCATGTGTGCTCAGGTCGGCGCAGAAATGACCATGATGGAAAACCGCTTCGTCCCCGCCCGCTTCAAGGACGGTTACGGTCCGGTTGGCGCATGGTTCCTGCTCTTCAAGGCCAAAGCCACCAACTACAAGGGCGAAGACTACTGCGAAACCAACCGCGCCATGCTGAAGCCCTACGAAGATCGCGGCTACGCCAAGGGTCACATCATCCCGACCTGCCTGCGTAACCACATGATGCTTCGCGAAATGCGCGAAGGTCGTGGTCCGATCTACATGGACACCAAAACCGCTCTGCTGAACACCGTCAACGGTGACCTGACCAGCCCCGAGTGGAAGCACCTCGAGTCCGAAGCCTGGGAAGACTTCCTGGACATGTGCGTTGGCCAGGCGAACCTCTGGGCCGCCACCAACTGCGCTCCTGAAGACCGTGGTTCCGAAATCATGCCCACCGAGCCGTACCTCCTGGGTTCCCACTCCGGTTGCTGCGGTATCTGGACTTCCGGTCCGGACGAGTCTTGGGTTCCTGATGAATACAAGGTCAAGGCTGACAACGGCAAGGTCTACAACCGTATGACCACCGTGAACGGCCTGTGGACCTGCGCGGACGGCGTTGGCGCCTCCGGTCACAAGTTCTCCTCCGGTTCCCATGCTGAAGGCCGCATCGTCGGTAAGCAGATGGTCCGTTGGGTTGTTGACCACAAGGACTTCAAGCCGACCCTGAAGGAAACCGCTGCCGACCTGGCCAAGGAAATCTACCAGCCGTGGGAAACCTACAAGGCTGGCGCTGCCATTTCCACCGACCCGGTCGTCAACCCGAACTACATCACCCCGCACAACTTCATGATGCGCCTGATCAAGGCCACCGACGAATACGGTGGTGGTGTTGCTACCCTGTACATGACCTCCAAGGCTCTGCTGAACACCGGCTTCTGGCTGCTCGGCATGCTGGAAGAAGACTCCAAGAACCTGGCCGCTCGCGACCTGCACGAACTGATGCGTTGCTGGGAACAGTTCCACCGCCTGTGGACTGTGCGCCTGCACATGCAGCACATCGAGTTCCGTGAAGAATCCCGTTACCCGGGCTTCTACTATCGCGGCGACTTCATGGGCCTGGATGACAGCAAGTGGAAGTGCTTCTGCAACTCCGTGTACGATCCGGAAACTGAAGAGACCAAGATCTTCAAGCGTTCGTACTACCAGATCATCCCCGACTAA
- a CDS encoding CoB--CoM heterodisulfide reductase iron-sulfur subunit A family protein: MSNNSILVVGGGFAGITAALEAAEVGHEVYIIETNPYLGGRVAQLKHYFPKMCPPSCGLEIQFQRIKKNPKVKVYTMAEVESVSGTPGNFDVKIRQRPRYINEKCTACGECAKAASTKVESEFEFGMGKRKAAYITHPFAFPQRYVLDKDLCDASELEQIKAACSYDAIDLEDTGKVFDLSVGSVIWATGWKPYDLSNLENLGGGTLANVVSNMQFERLAAPNGPTNGKILRPSDKAEPKRIAFVQCAGSRDQNHLNYCSYICCMASLKHVRYLRDQYPDAQITVYYIDLRTPGRYEKFKALTVNDPKLVLVKGKVAEIVEDSAKNPVVTVENAVTGIKTDEQFDMVVLATGMQPSVAGQQVPAGAPMDEEGFVVGGDEQGFIAAGCAKQPLDVMKSAQSGTGAAMKAIQTVVGR, encoded by the coding sequence ATGTCGAATAACAGTATTCTCGTTGTAGGCGGAGGATTCGCCGGAATCACCGCCGCCCTCGAGGCCGCCGAAGTCGGGCACGAGGTTTACATCATTGAAACCAATCCCTACCTCGGTGGCAGGGTGGCGCAGCTCAAGCATTATTTCCCGAAGATGTGTCCGCCCTCCTGCGGCCTGGAAATCCAGTTCCAGCGCATAAAGAAGAATCCGAAGGTCAAGGTTTACACCATGGCCGAGGTGGAGTCCGTTTCCGGTACTCCGGGCAATTTCGATGTGAAGATCCGGCAGCGTCCCCGGTACATCAATGAAAAATGTACTGCCTGCGGCGAATGTGCCAAGGCTGCCAGTACCAAGGTGGAAAGCGAATTCGAATTCGGCATGGGCAAGCGCAAGGCTGCGTACATCACCCATCCGTTCGCCTTCCCCCAGCGTTACGTGCTGGACAAGGACCTCTGCGACGCTTCCGAGCTGGAGCAGATCAAGGCTGCCTGCAGCTACGACGCCATCGATCTGGAAGACACCGGCAAGGTGTTCGACCTGAGCGTTGGCTCCGTCATCTGGGCCACCGGCTGGAAGCCCTATGATCTTTCCAATCTGGAAAATCTGGGCGGCGGCACGCTGGCCAACGTTGTTTCCAACATGCAGTTCGAGCGTCTGGCCGCTCCCAACGGACCGACCAACGGGAAGATCCTTCGTCCTTCGGACAAGGCCGAGCCCAAACGCATCGCCTTTGTGCAGTGCGCCGGTTCCCGCGACCAGAACCATCTCAACTACTGCTCCTACATCTGCTGCATGGCTTCCCTGAAGCATGTGCGCTACCTGCGCGACCAGTATCCGGACGCACAGATCACCGTATATTACATCGATCTGCGCACCCCGGGCCGCTACGAGAAATTCAAGGCCCTGACCGTGAACGATCCCAAGCTTGTCCTGGTCAAGGGCAAGGTTGCCGAGATCGTCGAGGATTCGGCCAAGAATCCCGTGGTGACCGTGGAGAACGCCGTTACGGGCATCAAGACCGACGAGCAGTTCGACATGGTCGTTCTGGCCACCGGCATGCAGCCGAGCGTTGCTGGCCAGCAGGTGCCTGCAGGCGCGCCCATGGACGAGGAAGGATTCGTTGTGGGTGGAGACGAGCAGGGCTTTATCGCCGCTGGTTGCGCCAAGCAGCCGCTCGACGTCATGAAGAGCGCCCAGTCCGGCACCGGAGCCGCGATGAAAGCGATTCAAACCGTTGTTGGGAGGTAG
- a CDS encoding hydrogenase iron-sulfur subunit has translation MAEKLGVYICGGCDIGANLDVDALAEFAQNGKHSAVVKVAKANPVLCSPEGKAAIEADIAEHELDGVVCCACSPRVKWDVFGFGKTQVERVNLREHCVWSFQDDKKMPGQMEVIAKDYINMGISKLTKSNNPDPEVAETNKTILVMGGGFTGLNAAKNAAGLGYDVVLVEKEDKLGGKAANFLKSFPLAYPYDQSQETGLEALIAEVTGNDKIKVYTGTTVKTIEGAPGSYTLTLSNGDSMGIGSVVLATGWVPGDANYLAPLGYGTIKDVITTAELETMASNGGIKRPSDGKAPQTVCFICDPAKFMEDVSYEAGAVCAPVEELPEEEKAEGEEGEEEDSFVYPDKESAKHLAYSSELTSLVALKQANYVADAGGVAYILYDHMMVPGINEQYYKAAQDNPAVMLSKADVVEVKENGGSVVVVAKNTLLGDNVEIVADMVVLPTAMVPTTAADPTINLVYRQGPAFPDLELFDGFADSNYVCFPYETRRTGVYAAGTVRQPMGLGLAREDAAGATLKAVQCIESANHGVSVHPRSGDLSFPVFNFMRCTQCKRCTEECPFGALDDDEKGTPKPNPTRCRRCGTCMGACPERVISFDNYNIDQIGSAIKEVKVPDTLEEGGPRIIVLACENDAYPALDMAAMRGKGWSPYVRFLPVRCLGSVNAIWVADAMSKGVDGVMLLGCKYGDDYQCHFMKGSELCSRRKENIAESLGRLGVEPERVEQYELSIDEYDKVPSLIADFVDNITNNFGPNPFKGY, from the coding sequence ATGGCTGAAAAGCTTGGTGTATATATCTGCGGAGGCTGTGACATCGGGGCCAATCTCGATGTCGACGCCCTGGCTGAGTTCGCCCAGAACGGCAAGCATTCCGCCGTTGTCAAGGTGGCCAAGGCCAATCCGGTGCTGTGCAGCCCGGAAGGCAAAGCCGCCATTGAGGCCGACATTGCCGAGCATGAGCTCGACGGTGTGGTCTGCTGCGCCTGTTCTCCGCGTGTCAAGTGGGACGTCTTCGGATTCGGCAAGACCCAGGTGGAACGCGTGAACCTGCGCGAACACTGTGTCTGGTCCTTCCAGGACGACAAGAAAATGCCCGGCCAGATGGAAGTCATTGCCAAAGACTACATCAATATGGGCATTTCCAAGTTGACCAAGAGCAACAACCCCGATCCGGAAGTTGCAGAAACCAACAAGACCATCCTGGTCATGGGCGGTGGCTTCACCGGTCTGAACGCCGCCAAGAACGCCGCCGGCCTCGGTTATGACGTGGTTCTGGTGGAAAAGGAAGACAAGCTGGGCGGCAAGGCTGCCAATTTCCTGAAGTCCTTCCCGCTGGCATACCCGTATGACCAGAGCCAGGAAACCGGTCTCGAGGCGCTTATCGCCGAAGTGACCGGCAACGACAAGATCAAGGTCTACACCGGTACCACGGTCAAGACCATCGAAGGCGCTCCGGGTTCCTACACCCTGACCCTGAGCAACGGCGATTCCATGGGAATCGGTTCCGTTGTTCTGGCCACGGGCTGGGTTCCGGGCGACGCCAATTATCTGGCCCCGCTGGGCTATGGCACGATCAAGGACGTGATCACCACGGCCGAACTCGAGACCATGGCATCCAACGGCGGCATCAAGCGTCCTTCCGACGGCAAGGCTCCGCAGACGGTCTGTTTCATCTGCGACCCGGCCAAGTTCATGGAAGACGTCTCCTATGAAGCGGGCGCCGTATGCGCACCCGTTGAGGAACTGCCTGAAGAGGAAAAGGCCGAAGGCGAAGAGGGCGAGGAAGAGGACTCCTTTGTCTATCCGGACAAGGAATCCGCCAAGCACCTGGCCTACAGCTCCGAGCTGACTTCGCTGGTGGCCCTCAAGCAGGCCAACTACGTTGCCGACGCAGGCGGCGTGGCCTACATCCTGTATGATCACATGATGGTTCCGGGCATCAACGAGCAGTACTACAAGGCTGCCCAGGACAACCCGGCCGTCATGCTCTCCAAGGCGGACGTGGTCGAGGTCAAGGAAAACGGCGGCTCGGTCGTCGTGGTGGCCAAGAACACCCTGCTGGGCGACAACGTGGAAATCGTGGCCGACATGGTCGTGCTGCCCACGGCCATGGTGCCCACCACCGCTGCCGACCCGACCATCAACCTGGTGTACCGCCAGGGTCCGGCCTTCCCGGATCTGGAACTCTTCGACGGGTTCGCGGATTCCAACTACGTGTGCTTCCCGTATGAAACCCGCCGTACCGGCGTGTACGCAGCGGGAACCGTGCGCCAGCCCATGGGTCTTGGCCTTGCCCGCGAAGACGCGGCAGGCGCAACGCTCAAAGCCGTGCAGTGCATCGAATCCGCCAACCACGGCGTTTCCGTGCACCCGCGTTCCGGCGACCTGAGCTTCCCGGTGTTCAACTTCATGCGTTGCACCCAGTGCAAACGCTGCACCGAGGAATGCCCGTTCGGCGCGCTGGACGATGACGAGAAGGGTACGCCGAAGCCGAATCCCACGCGTTGCCGCCGTTGCGGTACCTGCATGGGTGCCTGTCCCGAGCGCGTCATCTCCTTCGACAACTACAATATCGACCAGATCGGTTCCGCCATCAAGGAAGTCAAGGTTCCCGATACCCTCGAAGAGGGCGGCCCGCGCATCATCGTGCTGGCCTGTGAGAACGACGCCTACCCGGCTCTGGACATGGCCGCCATGCGCGGCAAGGGCTGGAGCCCGTATGTCCGCTTCCTGCCCGTGCGTTGCCTCGGTTCGGTCAATGCCATCTGGGTCGCTGACGCCATGAGTAAGGGTGTTGACGGCGTGATGCTGCTTGGCTGCAAGTATGGTGATGACTACCAGTGCCACTTCATGAAGGGTTCCGAGCTGTGCAGTCGCCGCAAGGAAAACATTGCCGAATCCCTTGGCCGCCTGGGTGTCGAACCCGAGCGTGTCGAACAGTACGAGCTGAGCATTGACGAGTATGACAAGGTACCGTCTCTGATCGCCGACTTTGTCGACAACATCACCAACAACTTCGGCCCCAACCCCTTCAAGGGCTACTAG
- the qmoC gene encoding quinone-interacting membrane-bound oxidoreductase complex subunit QmoC has product MSNNVRVQPDLKFVKELQSVGGESLKKCYQCATCSVVCPLSPADNPYPRKEMVWAQWGLKDRLVNDIDIWLCHNCGTCSDLCPRGAKPGDLLAALRNMAYRQLAPLGFIGKLMSNFGGVLMLALVPAVIYLTIWIAQAAKFGTAFPLFAAGAEHGAWDVVADGKVIYGGLFPGDYFIDPIFGAAFAFMLVCFYLGVQNLLKGLKEGPKTFDLSGTEKPGMIAAFIDTLKHEVLQHSQFNDCGEDEADKKRAFGHKMVMYAFIILMVVTGIVATGHWFGAWFLEHVLGLDDPFSKFIALLGSTPMPQHSVVKVAANVGAVMLVYGLMQLTRRRQGLDPEKQGSNFYDWYLLYVIWTIALTGIGAEIFRLVNIKYLAYPTYFLHLVAVFMLLAYLPWSKLGHLVYRTVALSYAKTIGRIPMGAAK; this is encoded by the coding sequence ATGTCGAACAACGTCAGGGTACAACCGGACCTGAAATTCGTTAAAGAATTGCAGTCTGTTGGAGGGGAGTCCCTCAAGAAATGCTACCAGTGCGCGACCTGTAGTGTCGTCTGTCCCCTGTCTCCCGCTGACAACCCCTATCCCCGCAAGGAGATGGTCTGGGCACAGTGGGGACTTAAGGACCGCCTGGTCAACGATATCGATATCTGGCTCTGCCACAACTGCGGAACCTGTTCCGACCTGTGCCCCCGCGGCGCAAAGCCGGGCGACCTGCTGGCCGCCCTGCGGAACATGGCCTACCGTCAGCTGGCTCCGCTGGGATTCATCGGAAAACTCATGTCCAACTTCGGTGGCGTGCTCATGCTCGCACTGGTTCCGGCGGTCATTTACCTGACCATCTGGATCGCCCAGGCAGCCAAGTTCGGCACCGCGTTCCCGCTGTTTGCGGCCGGCGCCGAACACGGCGCATGGGATGTCGTCGCCGACGGCAAAGTCATCTACGGCGGCCTGTTCCCGGGCGATTACTTTATCGACCCGATCTTCGGAGCCGCGTTCGCCTTCATGCTGGTATGCTTCTACCTGGGCGTGCAGAACCTGCTCAAGGGACTGAAGGAAGGTCCGAAAACCTTTGATCTGAGCGGGACTGAAAAGCCCGGCATGATCGCTGCCTTCATCGACACCCTCAAGCACGAGGTGCTGCAGCACTCCCAGTTCAACGACTGCGGTGAGGACGAGGCAGACAAGAAGCGCGCCTTCGGCCATAAAATGGTCATGTACGCCTTCATCATCCTCATGGTGGTGACCGGCATCGTGGCCACGGGCCACTGGTTCGGCGCGTGGTTCCTGGAACATGTTCTGGGACTGGACGATCCGTTCTCCAAGTTCATCGCGCTGCTGGGTTCCACGCCCATGCCGCAGCATAGCGTCGTCAAGGTGGCCGCCAACGTGGGCGCCGTGATGCTGGTCTACGGCCTGATGCAGCTGACCAGGCGCCGTCAGGGCCTGGACCCGGAAAAGCAGGGTTCCAACTTCTATGACTGGTACCTGCTGTACGTGATCTGGACCATCGCCCTGACCGGCATCGGTGCGGAGATCTTCCGGCTGGTGAACATCAAGTATCTGGCATACCCCACGTACTTCCTGCATCTGGTGGCAGTGTTCATGCTGTTGGCATACCTGCCCTGGTCCAAGCTGGGCCACCTCGTGTACAGGACCGTGGCACTTTCCTATGCCAAGACAATCGGACGTATCCCCATGGGCGCCGCGAAGTAA